The genomic interval CGCAGGTGCCGGGCCAGCCAGTCGACCCCGTCGACGTCGAGGTGGTTCGTGGGCTCGTCGAGCAGCAGCACGTCGGGGTCCTCGACGAGGACCGCCGCGAGCGCGACCCGGCGCAGCTGGCCGCCGGACAGCTCGTCGGTGCGGGCGTCCATGCCGCCCACCCCCGCGGCCTCGGGCCCGCCGAGCAGCCCGCCGACGACGTCGCGGACCTTGGGGTCGCCGGCCCAGGTGTGGGCCTCGGCCGCGCGGTCGCCGAGGACGACCTCCGCGACGGTGGAGCCGGTGGGCCGGTCGCGCTGGTCGAGCATGCCGACGCGGACGCCGCCGCGGACGGCCACCCGGCCGGCGTGCAGGTCCCCGGTCCCGGCGAGGACGCGGAGCAGGGTGGACTTGCCGTCGCCGTTGCGGCCGACGACGCCGACCATGTCGCCGTCGTCCACGCCGAGCGAGACGTCGTCGAGCAGGACACGGTCGGGCAGCGCGACGTGGGCGCCGGTGACGTTGACGAGGTTGGGCACGGTGCAGACGGCTCCGGACTGGTGGGGGGCCCGGGTCAGCGACCGACGCTGCGGACCCCGGGGTCGACGACCCTGCAGCCTGGCACGGGTCCGGACGCGCGCAGCACCCGGCTCACGCCCGGAGCGTCGGCCAGGGCCACGGCGAGCTCGCCGGCGTGCGGCTCGTCCTCGGCGAGCACCGCCACGGTGGGCCCGGAGCCGGAGACGAGCACCCCGGCCGGGCTCACCGCCTCCACGTGCTCCAGCAGCATGTCCAGCTCCGGGCGCAGCGACACCGCGGCCGGCTGCAGGTCGTTGTGCAGGGTCCGGCCGAGCCGGGACGCCTCGCCGGAGCGCAGCGCCTGCATGAGGGGCTCGGACACCCGCGGCTCCACGAGCACTCGACCGGCGCGCAGCCGGTCGAGCTCGCCGTACACCGCGGGCGTGGACAGCTCGCCGTCGGCGACCAGGAGCACCCAGTGCCAGCCGGTCCGGCTCAGCGCCGGGGTGAGGCGCTCGCCCCGGCCCATGCCGACCGCCGTGCCGCCGAGCAGCGAGAACGGCACGTCGCTGCCGATCCGCGAGGCGACCTCGGACAGCTGGGCCCGGTCCAGGTCCAGCCCC from Aquipuribacter hungaricus carries:
- a CDS encoding 4-(cytidine 5'-diphospho)-2-C-methyl-D-erythritol kinase, which encodes MGSRSSVTVRAPAKINLQLSVGAPAEDGYHDLATVFQAVDLYDEVTATPAPGGQFTVEVTGTDAARVPDDGSNLAVRAARALLHAVGPETAPRLGVHLHVRKRIPVAGGMAGGSADAAAALLACDTLWGLDLDRAQLSEVASRIGSDVPFSLLGGTAVGMGRGERLTPALSRTGWHWVLLVADGELSTPAVYGELDRLRAGRVLVEPRVSEPLMQALRSGEASRLGRTLHNDLQPAAVSLRPELDMLLEHVEAVSPAGVLVSGSGPTVAVLAEDEPHAGELAVALADAPGVSRVLRASGPVPGCRVVDPGVRSVGR